In Nakaseomyces glabratus chromosome I, complete sequence, the sequence TCGATATCTCTATCCTAGATATCGACAACGGTGTCTTCGAAGTTAAGTCCACTAACGGTGACACTCACTTGGGTGGTGAAGATTTCGATATCGTTCTATTGAGAGAAATCGTCTCTCGTTTCAAAGCCGAATCCGGTATCGACCTGGAAAACGACCGTATGGCTATTCAGAGAATCAGAGAAGCCGCAGAGAAGGCCAAGATCGAACTGTCCTCTACCGTTTCTACTGAAATCAACTTGCCATTTATCACAGCCGATGCATCTGGTCCAAAACATATCAACATGAAGTTCAGCAGAGCCCAATTTGAGACTTTGACCGAACCTTTGATCAAGAAGACCATTGACCCAGTTAAGAAGGCTTTGAAAGATGCCAACTTATCTACCTCTGACATCTCAGATGTCCTATTGGTTGGTGGTATGTCTAGAATGCCAAAGGTTGTTGAAACCGTTAAGCAACTGTTCGGTAAGGAACCATCCAAGGCCGTCAACCCAGACGAAGCTGTGGCCATTGGTGCTGCTATTCAAGGTGCTGTCTTATCCGGTGAAGTCACTGATGTCTTGTTGTTGGATGTCACCCCATTGTCTCTAGGTATTGAAACTTTGGGCGGTGTCTTCACTAGATTGATTCCAAGAAACACAACCATCCCAACCAAAAAGTCTCAAATTTTCTCCACTGCTGCTGCTGGTCAGACTTCCGTCGAGATTAGAGTCTTCCAAGGTGAGAGAGAATTGGTCAGAGACAACAAGTTGATCGGCAACTTCAACTTATCTGGTATTCCACCAGCTCCAAAGGGTGTTCCACAAATCGAAGTTACTTTCGACATTGATGCTGATGGTATCATCAATGTGTCTGCCAGAGACAAAGCTACTAACAAGGACGCATCCATTACTGTTGCTGGTTCTTCCGGTTTGTCTGATGCCGAAATTGAACAAATGGTCAATGATGCCGAGAAGTTCAAGTCCCAGGATGAAGCTAGAAGACAAGCCATTGAGACCGCTAACAAGGCTGACCAATTGGCCAACGATACTGAAAACTCTTTGAAGGAATTTGAAGGAAAGCTAGATAAGGCTGAATCTCAAAAGGTTAAGGACGAAGTCGCCGCTCTAAAGGAGCTTGTTGCAAGAGTTCAAGCCGGCGAAGAAGTCGATGCTGAACAGCTGAAGACAAAGACTGACGAACTGCAAACCTCTTCCATGAAGTTGTTCGAACAAATGTACAAGAACCAAGGTAACGATGGAAACTCTAACAGTGGTTCCTCTGAAAATCCAGAAAACAAGCAATAGACTTAATCTTCAAGATTCCAGTTGAACTAATAATAGACCATGGATGGGTTCCTATTGGAGGATAGTCATCATATTTCAAGTCATGTAAATAACATTAATCCACTCTTGATGGATACTCCCCCAGTCATACCCAAGTGCTCAAATTTTACATTTATTCATAAGACAGACACATTTGTTTGTGCACTTGCGAATTTTCTCTGTTGCAATTTGTTTTACAACTGTCGTTTTAAGCATTTCATAAGGTTGAACTAAAAACACCTAATTTAGAGACGATAGGTCTTCCACATAGTAAAACAATTCAAGACACAagtatttgttattataaCCTTAAAGGGATATTACTTGCCATGTCTcgttttcattatatttatgaATTTTTGTTAATAAAATAAGCTAACAGATTGTTTTAGTTTAAAGATAACTTTGTATATACCTACcttaaaataaaactgtAATTACATACCTGCTATTATAACAGACACGATGTTCTTCTATAACAACTTGACCTCATTTCGTATTATCTTGCCTGTTCACTTCTTTTGGCAGTAGAATTATCATCTCACAGTGACTTTTTCTAAGCTTCGCCGAATCCTGGAGTCCTTCCCCTTGCAGCGAGAAAAGGGTCCGAATGTATCAAGAAGACAGTAAAGCCACCTAACAGCTCGAACCACATAATACCGTTATAAGGTAACGCAACCACCAGAGTCTGATAAAACTTTAATTAATCGGATAACCCTGAGATCATCTATATCTGTCGGGATACCCAGtgacttttttttaagcAAAGAGATAAGCACCTTTATAAAAGATTATACCCACACAATATTATAAGAATAACAATGGAATTGAGGATTTCGCCACTTACTAGAATTATATCCCTATCAGGATTTTTAGCTTCTGGTTTCCTGTTTGTTATATTAAGCTGTGCCTTATATCACAATTACTACCCTCTATTTGGCACACTTATATTTTTACTGGCACCGATCCCAAACTCACTGTTTGGAAGGAAAGGCTATGATACCTCTGATTTCATGTCTGATACTACCAACAATGCCCGTGATTTTGGCCATTTCCTGACAAGTATGATGGTAACGAGTGGTATTGTGTTGCCCTTTGTATTCTACCACTGCCAGTTAATTGGCTCTGTGAGCTGTATTATGAGTATGGTCGGTGGTCTGATAATATACTTGAGTATCATTATCTTCTCCTGGTTTTTCAGCACTTCTTGGGACAGCGAGGACGATAACCTGTTCGGCtagtatttcttttctgttcAGCAGTggtataattttttttagttaaTCAAGAGGGTGATACCgtcaataaaatatttgcTCTATATTCACTGGGCTAGTCTGTTTCTTATCCATATTGCTGATTAGGTATGAATTAATAAGGCCCATTTTTAAATGTACACCTAGGCAACTTTCGTAATCAGCACTTTCAAGGAACAACAAATTTGAAGCCGACGATAGTACAGGGGGTATGAATAATGGACCaactttatatataattgaatAATGAGCTTTTTGTACAACTATTGCATAAATTCCTAAAATTAATTGTATCATTGGACAACTCACACATAGTGTATATTCTGAATATGATAAGAAGGAGGACTTAACCAGCTATTACACTAGGACCTTTTGATGATTAAAATAATTCAAATCATCTAGTCCTATGTAAGAAAACAATTGTCAAGGAATATAAGTAAATAATactattgaaattttaCTACAAACTATCTTAACCAGAAAATAGTTTCACGGTTCTCATTCATTTTGTATAGCGCCGTGGCGCAGTGGAAGCGCGCAGGGCTCATAACCCTGATGTCCCTAGATCGAAACTAGGCGGCGctaatgatttttttttgtactCGTAAAGTCTTAGAGGTGAAGCACCTTATAAGGATGTAACAACTAACTTTGTTGTGTATAAGCTGCAATGGTGATAATATAGGCGTGTTGGAGCGAATACCAGTTTAGTTATGTGCTATGTCCcaaaataatttttattaagAAAGCATCAAATAAACCAGAGAAGATATTCACTGAAATTTTGctaatataatttaatatGATAATCGCTAAACAAGTGTACTAGAGAACAAGTTAGTATCGAAGGTCAATATTTTTACAGTTCTGAAactcattttcatattccttataaatattaagaTATATGATCAAAAATTCGAAATTAAGCAAGAACAAAGGTTTCTAACATAATGAGCatattaaataaattattttaGCAGCTATATTTCATGCGTGTCTAATTGTTTTTGCAAATTGCTAAAATGGTGTTTGTACTATCACGTCAGCCTTCCTGTTATAACAATGATTACTCAACATACCTATAGACGATATAGTAAATACGATTCCTGAAATTAAAGGAACTTTTGCCAAAATTCACCTTTGGAAGGAGGAAAACACAGTGAAATATTGGCAAAAAACTTATCAAACTTTTGAAGAGCTCAGTACTTGGAAAAAGTATTTAAGgagttcttttctttacaaAAAATCTCATAGTCTTACAACTACTAAAGAAATAACACCTGATAAGTCTCTTACTTCAGAACTCACACCCCCCCTCGGTTGATTTGAATATAAGGACTACGCTAAgaattagaaaaaataaaaaaaggatTCTCGACAAGACCCCTCTGTTTCAAGAttcttttattaatttgatAACTCCATAATGTCTGAATTGTGTCCAGTTTATGCGCCATTCTTCGGTGCCATTGGTTGTGCAGCTGCCATCATTTTCACTTCTTTGGGTGCTGCTTACGGTACCGCAAAGTCTGGTGTTGGTGTATGTGTAACCTGTGTTCTAAGACCAGATCTTTTGATTAAGAGTATTGTTCCAATTGTTATGGCCGGTATTATTGCCATTTACGGTCTAGTTGTTTCCGTGTTGATCAGTTCGTCTCTGACCCAAAAACAAGCTCTATACACCGGTTTCGTCCAATTGGGTGCAGGTCTTTCAGTTGGTTTGAGTGGTCTAGCTGCTGGTTTCGCCATTGGTATTGTTGGTGATGCCGGTGTCAGAGGTACTGCTCAACAACCAAGATTATTTGTAGgtatgattttgattttaattttcTCAGAAGTTTTAGGTTTGTACGGTTTGATTGTCGCTCTATTGATGAATTCCAGAGCTACTCAAGACGTTATCTGTTAAAGATCCAAAATGAGAATTTTActggtattttctttttgaatgTGCCAAATACTctcaaaaacaattttataaaGTACACTTTGAAACATCAAGAAGGGGTTTTTTTTACCTTCTTTCAAAATGCAATCCACTAATATGTGGATAACAAAATTAATCAAATAAATGtatagtttttttattcaagaTCTTCTATTcatacatatatatcaCTCAATTTCAAATCGATAAGActattattcttttattgGGATCATCTATTACTTCTTACATTTAgagtaaaaaaaagaaatataatataagtctagaattattatatcaaagatattacattcataaattttctatatcatcaaattcaagCAGAGTTTCCCATTCAACTTTTTCCTTATTAGCTTCTCCATTGATTTCAACTCTTTCGGTAGATCCGCAATTTCCTCAGACAGTTTCTCATAAGCGATGACTGAATCGGTATCATCACAATCccaattcttttcaatagCAGCCAATAAAGATACTAAAGTCTCCTCATCAATCATTCTCTGGTCATCATTCAAGAACAAAGGATACATGTATTTGACAATTAGCAGGACTGTGTATTTCTTAGGCAAGTACTCAAATTCAATCAGTGACATTAATTGTTGAAGGGCCTTAGACCACCTCTCGTTCTCCACATTGCTGAAAAACTGAGAAAGGACAGCGTATGGTGAAAGCGACTGCCTCATTGCGTTAGTAACAACTTTGTTCAGCACTTCGTCTGGTATTAGTTCTGAAGTATTGAAATCTCCATCAACAATGGCACTCAACACTTCATCCTCCATTGGCTTTCCTTGAAACGCTGCGTTCTCAAACAAAAGCCAAGAATAATGCTTTACTAACTCATATTGACCGGCTTTGCTAAAGTTTGCTATGGCCTCTACAGTGTTACCATTGTCTAGCATTTGATTACCTAAAGTTGTATATATCTCCTTGGCAATATCTGGTAGTCTCCATTTGGCACACACGCTTAGTGCCCATTCAATGTCATCATTAGTTTCAAATGGATAATGAGGTATTAATTCGGCAATTGTAGATTTCTTAGAACTTGGTGTGTTGTAGGGAGATAGGGAAATCAGACCAATAGCAACTGGCCATAAtgtcttcattttcatGGAACATAATTCTAATGCAAAATTATTTAAGAGAAAACTTGCCATACCATTTCtttgtgaaaaaatatcatctaTTTCGATATCGTCTGATCCGCTATTTTCCTCGAGGATTGTATACCTGTCAATGAGTAGCCCTTTTGATTCGCATAATGCTGCACTAAAGCTTGCCGTACAATTATCTAGCGATTCAAGTATTGGAAGAACTGGGAATATATCATTTTGTAGTATTTTTAAACAAGCAGTTTCCCATGGGTTAGTTACATCAATTGGAGTCTTGCTAACTGCCAGACCTACATATTCCTGTATGAGTTCCTCAGATGGAATGTAGTACAAAAGGAAACCAGTAAGTGACTCATACCAAAATGACGAGTGCTGTAAAATCTTGTCACGATTACCAGCTGTAATGGATATCGCATCTAGTAAATTCTTGCGAAGTGGTACAGGAATTTTAGTATCTGCATCTTCAAAGTTTTGCTGTAATTCTAGAGCAAAAGACTTCCATTCCCTGAAATGTTCCTCTGATTCAAGTGGGTAATTCTTGACTAATTGTATAAAATCTTCAAAGATGGTGCTAGTTGTCTCAcagttttctttcaaatattttgcGAGTTCCGATTTTTCAAGTGTGTTTATAGCTTGTTCAGTAAGCCCTCTCAATAGCAGTTGGTAAACTAATTTCCAAAATGGTTCAGTAAAAAATACCTGACTGCTGTCAGATTGTCCGAATATGCTTTGAATGTATTCTACCTTGGGTTCACCGTCAGTCCTGTTAGTCCATTTCAACAGGCTATCAAAGAAAGTAGCCCTATCATTAATAGAATCTATAAATTGGAAAGTTCTAAGGCATTGCAGGATTACCAAACACTGCTCTAACTCTAATATTCTTGCTATGTTAGCATTTTCTAATTTGTCATATGAAGCAATTAAAATTTCCAACTCTATAATCATTGAATCCAAAGCCATATTGACTACTCTGGTGTGCTCAAGTTCATAATCTGAACTAATAACACCAATGGTAGGCCTTGAAAAGATGCGATGGCTTCCCAAGTCCTGGTAGATATCGAAGAGGTTACATATATAGTTGATGAAATTCTCACTGAAGTCGGATGTTGACAAAGGTACTGGATAAAGATTCACATCTTTTTGCGATTTGACATGCATTATATTCTCATTAGCACCGTTTCCTAATTTGAATACCAAAGGAGAATTATGGCTTTCTTTAGGAAATTTATCTGCATCAATAGGAATGACCACTGAGCCTGATATGGGATCtcttattatttcattagCTTTCTTGGTCCTCATAGGACTTTGACCATCTGCAAAGTCCAGGTCGACATCCATCACCAGATCATTCAGCATCTTCTTATTTGTTCAATTGTGAAAGGTAAGGGCTCCGTTTAAGTTGCAGAAAACTAACAAATTATGCAGAAAAGAGAGTTTATGCTATACTAAAGTTATCACCCAAGAATCCAAGACGATCGAGTATATTATGAAGACGTCATACAATCACTTTAAAGTTCATCTCTAAATTAGATTTGtttgttcaaatttcttgaagtcGGGTCTTCTGCAGcgtgaaaaaaaaaaataaaatattcagCTCGACGTAGTTTGGGGGGTAAAATGTATATTAATTATACCTCAAACAAGTGAAAGAAGTGTATTCTAGTTTTAAGATacaattgaatatttatatatgcACTAAATGATGTagaaattttcaaaatgcaaactattttattttgatcaaGGCCAAGTTGAAACCAAAACAAACTATAGCAAAAAAGTGGAGACAATAgtaaattttctttttgaatatattactaaaatatttaatacaGTGAATCATTTCGATAATTGCTCTTCTAAATAAAATGCTTGTGTAATATAAGTGTTTAGAATAATTTATACTTATTTCACCGTTACTCATATGATCACAAGTTACgtctgaaatttttcaattgcgatgcgatgagcatcgcATCGCAAATAGTAACTTCAAGCGTTACAGTCCTATTCATCACAGAAATGTTTATCATTGAGCTTTATCTAGAATCAGTTTGTGAATTCTGCTTAAACAATTAAGTAGAAGACATCAGtcgaagaaaaaaagactaGCTCAAAATTGAGGGATCAGTAAGAACATGCAGTTTGAATCTGCTGAGACACTGACCAAGACTCTTCGTTCTAAGATCATAACCAGCGATGAAGTTGTTGATATAGTAAGGAGTCTAGACGGAGTACATCCATATTTTCCTAAACGTGAAGTTTTTGTCATAGATTTGATTTTGGATAGATGGaataattttaaaaatacCGACTTTAGAGAGAACCCTCGTGTATGGAAACTGTTTAATGATACTTGGGTTAAAATAGGCGATGAGAACTTGCAAAAGAGTCTCTtcaaaaaactaaaatttCCCGGTTTATTACAATCTAGTTTAGAGACT encodes:
- the SSC1 gene encoding Hsp70 family ATPase SSC1 (CAGL0I01496g~Ortholog(s) have ATPase activity, enzyme regulator activity and role in positive regulation of endodeoxyribonuclease activity, protein import into mitochondrial matrix, protein refolding, protein unfolding), with the translated sequence MLGARRIVQNARVCKRLQSTKVQGQVIGIDLGTTNSAVAVMEGKVPKIIENAEGARTTPSVVAFTKEGERLVGIPAKRQAVVNPENTLFATKRLIGRRFEDAEVQRDIKQVPYKIVKHTNGDAWVEARGQRYSPAQVGGFVLNKMKETAEAYLGKPAKNAVVTVPAYFNDSQRQATKDAGQIVGLNVLRVVNEPTAAALAYGLEKADAKVVAVFDLGGGTFDISILDIDNGVFEVKSTNGDTHLGGEDFDIVLLREIVSRFKAESGIDLENDRMAIQRIREAAEKAKIELSSTVSTEINLPFITADASGPKHINMKFSRAQFETLTEPLIKKTIDPVKKALKDANLSTSDISDVLLVGGMSRMPKVVETVKQLFGKEPSKAVNPDEAVAIGAAIQGAVLSGEVTDVLLLDVTPLSLGIETLGGVFTRLIPRNTTIPTKKSQIFSTAAAGQTSVEIRVFQGERELVRDNKLIGNFNLSGIPPAPKGVPQIEVTFDIDADGIINVSARDKATNKDASITVAGSSGLSDAEIEQMVNDAEKFKSQDEARRQAIETANKADQLANDTENSLKEFEGKLDKAESQKVKDEVAALKELVARVQAGEEVDAEQLKTKTDELQTSSMKLFEQMYKNQGNDGNSNSGSSENPENKQ
- the NUP85 gene encoding Nup85p (CAGL0I01584g~Ortholog(s) have euchromatin binding, structural constituent of nuclear pore activity), whose amino-acid sequence is MLNDLVMDVDLDFADGQSPMRTKKANEIIRDPISGSVVIPIDADKFPKESHNSPLVFKLGNGANENIMHVKSQKDVNLYPVPLSTSDFSENFINYICNLFDIYQDLGSHRIFSRPTIGVISSDYELEHTRVVNMALDSMIIELEILIASYDKLENANIARILELEQCLVILQCLRTFQFIDSINDRATFFDSLLKWTNRTDGEPKVEYIQSIFGQSDSSQVFFTEPFWKLVYQLLLRGLTEQAINTLEKSELAKYLKENCETTSTIFEDFIQLVKNYPLESEEHFREWKSFALELQQNFEDADTKIPVPLRKNLLDAISITAGNRDKILQHSSFWYESLTGFLLYYIPSEELIQEYVGLAVSKTPIDVTNPWETACLKILQNDIFPVLPILESLDNCTASFSAALCESKGLLIDRYTILEENSGSDDIEIDDIFSQRNGMASFLLNNFALELCSMKMKTLWPVAIGLISLSPYNTPSSKKSTIAELIPHYPFETNDDIEWALSVCAKWRLPDIAKEIYTTLGNQMLDNGNTVEAIANFSKAGQYELVKHYSWLLFENAAFQGKPMEDEVLSAIVDGDFNTSELIPDEVLNKVVTNAMRQSLSPYAVLSQFFSNVENERWSKALQQLMSLIEFEYLPKKYTVLLIVKYMYPLFLNDDQRMIDEETLVSLLAAIEKNWDCDDTDSVIAYEKLSEEIADLPKELKSMEKLIRKKLNGKLCLNLMI
- the VPS55 gene encoding Vps55p (CAGL0I01518g~Ortholog(s) have role in late endosome to vacuole transport via multivesicular body sorting pathway and Golgi apparatus, Vps55/Vps68 complex, fungal-type vacuole membrane, late endosome localization), with translation MELRISPLTRIISLSGFLASGFLFVILSCALYHNYYPLFGTLIFLLAPIPNSLFGRKGYDTSDFMSDTTNNARDFGHFLTSMMVTSGIVLPFVFYHCQLIGSVSCIMSMVGGLIIYLSIIIFSWFFSTSWDSEDDNLFG
- the VMA3 gene encoding H(+)-transporting V0 sector ATPase subunit c (CAGL0I01562g~Ortholog(s) have proton-transporting ATPase activity, rotational mechanism activity, role in response to antibiotic and endoplasmic reticulum localization), yielding MSELCPVYAPFFGAIGCAAAIIFTSLGAAYGTAKSGVGVCVTCVLRPDLLIKSIVPIVMAGIIAIYGLVVSVLISSSLTQKQALYTGFVQLGAGLSVGLSGLAAGFAIGIVGDAGVRGTAQQPRLFVGMILILIFSEVLGLYGLIVALLMNSRATQDVIC